The following proteins are encoded in a genomic region of Phycisphaerae bacterium:
- a CDS encoding DUF5010 C-terminal domain-containing protein, producing MRRLSTLAGIVTTAGLIAAMATTAVADPSYIYGLHDQGGEGYMGSNKGWILWTEEIGHDPGNYAGNNYSAWSNAGYGVIVRINNGYGSNGTIPYESQYDNFAQRCANFVNASSGVDYYIIGNETNLPREWPGNNGGDPNTGQPITVARYVSCYNKCYTAIKNVKPAAKLIPVPSGTWAPPYPGQGIEGFLDYWVNILNSIGASKIDGLAIHVYTHGCDPTLITDQAKMGPPYQDIYYNFQVYRNYMAAIPSTMTTKPVLITECDQNIECADYATPRHTWYNVNNGWVRAAYAEINSWNQANSQKIRSLVLFRWIMAWEDGWTFGLQDRDQVLADFQQAVAYGYMWDTGPSNCVGLGPGNPTGSNLSLTAAYCIESGRYNTQQYGRSALDGLPGTSWCCNTAQTGGTATLAVDLGSTSTVTGYIVRHASWGGGSTAMNTKYYRIESASSIFGPWTVEYDVDNSCQDQYNRFIYETPKSLRYVRLVITNPGVDSYVRLPEFEIYGTAGTRGTITVYASDYQGGVNAESGTDYYDTSSGNSGGQYRSHDVDIETCTDGRYNVGWVAAGEWLNFPIQGQGTGVYNLYMRYATPNSGKTCSFKLNGAALTGALSMNNTGGWQAWQTLNCGVVNIGTGWKTIQFCCDSSAFNIQRFWLVPTSSSPAINRSPASLAPSCIVGNNASSQTFTVANSGGGTLSYTISDNVSWLACTPTSGTSTGEADTITVNYSTSGLSAGTYNATITVSDPNASNNPQTVAVTLTVSETPPCENGDLINGGFESGQSPWVTFGSTDGVVNSGYHNIASHGGSKMFGVGCSWQTRNGGAYQQIEVCEGAEVEAAVWIRTDSSGAAWDTNCRIGIDPYGGTDKNSANVLWTEWANSVGQWSQIGLTGANRVTAQNTTITVFIEHWHKWALTYNLTLLDDVQVSISGGGPPPPPAIALNPTSLSPVTQQGSSPAAGSFTVANSGGGTLSYTISDNVSWLACTPTSGTSTGEADTITVNYSTGSLSTGTYNATITVSDPNATNNPQTIAVTLTVSPSKTTVAQDFESMPSWSSSFDAGWGSAASWSIVSGGQSGNALQASRGSEGSSAKVKVYSITAGANYTISVYMKCPSYGGSYWAECAYKLGSYTAEDFDQNGGTWAMVKKFAGDGANGNGNTWTQYSATFNSGSNTQISVGFKLGSSGGAGPTVLWDTLRIQ from the coding sequence CGATCCCCTACGAATCGCAGTATGACAACTTCGCACAGCGATGCGCGAATTTCGTGAATGCGTCGAGCGGCGTGGACTACTACATCATCGGCAACGAGACCAATTTGCCTCGGGAGTGGCCCGGCAATAACGGCGGCGACCCGAACACCGGTCAGCCGATCACTGTCGCCCGATATGTAAGCTGCTACAATAAGTGCTACACGGCCATCAAGAACGTCAAACCGGCGGCCAAACTGATTCCGGTCCCTTCGGGCACCTGGGCTCCACCTTACCCCGGCCAGGGTATCGAAGGCTTTCTCGATTACTGGGTGAACATCCTCAACAGCATCGGAGCGAGCAAGATCGACGGACTGGCGATCCACGTCTACACTCACGGTTGCGATCCGACTCTGATCACCGACCAGGCGAAAATGGGGCCGCCGTACCAGGACATCTACTACAACTTCCAGGTATACCGGAACTACATGGCGGCCATTCCAAGCACCATGACCACCAAGCCGGTTCTGATCACCGAGTGCGATCAGAACATCGAGTGCGCCGACTACGCGACGCCGCGGCACACCTGGTACAACGTCAACAACGGATGGGTCCGAGCGGCCTATGCGGAGATCAACTCGTGGAACCAGGCCAACTCGCAGAAAATCCGGTCTCTGGTCTTGTTCCGTTGGATCATGGCCTGGGAGGACGGGTGGACTTTCGGTCTGCAGGACCGCGACCAGGTCCTGGCCGATTTTCAGCAGGCGGTTGCCTACGGCTATATGTGGGACACCGGGCCCTCCAATTGCGTCGGCCTGGGGCCGGGAAATCCCACCGGTAGCAACCTGTCTCTGACCGCAGCCTATTGTATCGAGTCCGGTCGCTACAATACGCAACAATACGGACGTTCTGCGTTGGACGGCCTGCCGGGCACAAGCTGGTGCTGCAATACCGCCCAGACCGGGGGAACCGCAACACTGGCGGTGGACCTGGGGTCGACCTCGACGGTGACGGGTTACATTGTCCGTCACGCCTCGTGGGGCGGGGGGTCGACCGCGATGAACACTAAGTACTACCGGATCGAGTCGGCCAGCTCGATCTTCGGCCCCTGGACGGTCGAGTACGACGTCGACAACAGTTGCCAGGACCAGTACAACCGATTCATCTATGAAACGCCCAAGAGCCTGCGTTATGTCCGGCTGGTTATCACGAACCCGGGCGTTGACAGCTATGTGCGCTTGCCGGAATTCGAGATTTACGGCACGGCCGGGACGCGGGGCACCATCACCGTTTACGCTTCGGACTACCAGGGCGGCGTGAACGCAGAAAGCGGTACCGACTACTACGACACGTCGAGCGGCAACAGCGGCGGTCAGTATCGATCGCACGACGTCGACATCGAGACGTGTACCGACGGCCGCTACAACGTGGGCTGGGTCGCCGCCGGCGAATGGCTCAACTTTCCGATCCAAGGCCAGGGCACCGGCGTCTACAACCTGTACATGCGTTACGCCACGCCCAACAGCGGCAAGACGTGCAGCTTCAAGCTGAACGGTGCGGCCTTGACCGGCGCTCTTTCCATGAATAACACCGGCGGTTGGCAGGCGTGGCAGACGCTCAATTGCGGTGTCGTCAACATTGGAACCGGCTGGAAGACGATCCAATTCTGCTGCGACTCAAGCGCGTTCAACATCCAGCGGTTCTGGCTGGTGCCGACCTCGTCGAGTCCGGCGATCAACCGTTCGCCAGCGAGTCTCGCGCCCTCCTGCATCGTCGGTAACAACGCATCCAGCCAGACGTTCACGGTAGCCAACAGCGGCGGGGGTACGTTGAGCTACACCATCAGCGACAACGTGAGCTGGCTCGCGTGTACGCCGACGAGTGGGACGAGCACCGGCGAGGCCGACACGATCACGGTGAACTACTCGACCAGCGGCCTGTCGGCCGGGACCTACAACGCGACCATTACGGTCAGCGACCCCAACGCCAGCAACAACCCTCAGACCGTGGCCGTGACCCTCACGGTCAGCGAGACTCCCCCATGCGAGAATGGCGATCTGATCAACGGCGGGTTCGAGTCGGGGCAGTCGCCGTGGGTGACGTTCGGGAGCACGGACGGTGTGGTGAACAGCGGCTACCACAATATCGCCTCGCACGGCGGCAGCAAGATGTTTGGCGTGGGATGTAGCTGGCAGACCCGCAACGGCGGGGCCTATCAGCAGATCGAGGTGTGTGAGGGTGCGGAGGTCGAGGCGGCCGTCTGGATCCGGACGGACAGCAGTGGGGCTGCCTGGGACACGAACTGCCGGATCGGGATCGATCCGTATGGCGGCACCGACAAGAACTCGGCCAATGTGCTCTGGACGGAATGGGCCAACTCGGTCGGTCAGTGGTCCCAGATCGGGCTGACCGGTGCGAACCGCGTTACTGCCCAGAACACCACTATTACGGTGTTTATCGAACACTGGCACAAGTGGGCTTTGACCTACAATCTGACGCTGCTGGACGACGTGCAGGTGAGCATCAGCGGCGGAGGGCCACCTCCGCCACCAGCGATCGCGTTGAACCCCACGTCGCTCTCGCCGGTGACCCAACAGGGATCGAGCCCGGCTGCCGGCTCGTTCACGGTAGCCAACAGCGGCGGGGGTACGTTGAGCTACACCATCAGCGACAACGTGAGCTGGCTCGCGTGTACGCCGACGAGTGGGACGAGCACCGGCGAGGCCGACACGATCACGGTGAACTACTCGACCGGCAGCCTGTCGACGGGAACCTACAACGCGACGATTACGGTGTCCGACCCGAACGCCACCAACAATCCGCAGACGATCGCGGTGACTCTTACCGTGAGCCCATCCAAAACCACAGTGGCTCAGGATTTCGAGTCGATGCCGAGTTGGTCGAGCAGCTTCGATGCCGGATGGGGCAGCGCCGCTTCCTGGTCTATTGTCAGCGGCGGGCAGTCCGGCAACGCCTTGCAGGCTTCGCGCGGCAGTGAGGGCTCGTCCGCGAAGGTAAAGGTGTACAGCATCACCGCCGGCGCCAACTACACCATCTCGGTGTACATGAAGTGCCCGAGCTATGGCGGGAGTTACTGGGCGGAGTGCGCCTACAAGCTGGGCAGCTACACGGCGGAGGACTTTGACCAGAACGGGGGGACCTGGGCGATGGTGAAGAAGTTTGCCGGCGACGGGGCCAACGGCAACGGCAACACGTGGACTCAGTACTCGGCGACGTTCAACAGCGGGAGCAACACGCAGATCAGTGTGGGGTTCAAGCTGGGTTCATCGGGGGGAGCCGGCCCGACCGTGCTCTGGGATACGTTGAGGATTCAGTAG